CAGCGGCAATGTAGGGAACAAGGGTCGTGTGGACAAATAGCGTGTTCTCGCGTCCCAGTTCCTGGCGCATCTGGCGAATGGCTTCAATGAACGGCAGGGACTCGATATCGCCAACGGTGCCGCCAATCTCAATGATGGCAACATCTACATCCTGCGAGACCTTCTTCATCGCGGCTTTAATTTCGTTGGTGACGTGGGGAATTACCTGGACGGTCTTGCCCAGGTAGTCGCCCCGGCGTTCTTTCGCGATGATCTGCTCGTAGATACGGCCGGTGGTCCAGTTATTGTCGCGAGTGAGGCGGGCGTGCGTGAAGCGCTCGTAGTGCCCGAGGTCGAGGTCGGTTTCAGCGCCATCGTCGGTAACGAAGACTTCGCCGTGTTGAAACGGCGACATGGTGCCTGGGTCAACGTTGAGATAAGGGTCGAACTTTTGAAGGGTCACCTTCAGCCCGCGACTCTCCAGAAGACACCCAAGAGACGCTGCCGCAAGTCCCTTACCTAAAGAGGACACCACCCCGCCGGTCACGAAGATATACTTTGCCGACATCGCCGCCTCGTAAGTTTTAATTGTTTGGATTTTGTGCAGGCTGGGTGCACGATCAATTATGCCCTAAAAGGATGGTGGATTCCAGAGGAGAGTTGAAGCCCGTAATGTCCCAGCATGAAAGATACGAAGGGCCGCGGATCTTCAGCTGGTTAAATAGCAGCATCTAAGTAGAGCAGAAGCCCCGAAATCAGAGGAAATAGACGAAGTATGCGGAGCCTTGTCCTCAAAGCGATTGGTACCGCCTTTTCCTGTTTGCTGGCGGTAGGTCTTTTTGGGCCACCCATGGCACAAGCCCAGCAGCTCGCCAAACGCCTGATCCTCAAAGATGGTTCTTACCAGTCCGTAGTTAAGTGGCAGGTCCGGGGAGACCGTGTCCGCTACCTGAGCGCTGAGCGGAACGAGTGGGAGGAAGTTCCCAACTCACTGGTGGATTGGCCGGCGACGGAAAAATACGAGAAGGGTCGCGGCAGCGGCACCCTTCCACCTGAGGCAAAAGAACTGGACAAGGAAGAGCAAGCGGACCGGGCGGCCGCCGACGCGGCTGCGCCCATTATCGCGCCAGGATTGCGCCTGCCTTTCGAGGGCGTATTTCTGCTGGATTCATTTCAGGGCCAGCAGCAACTCGTCGAGGTGCAGCAGAATGGTGGAGAGCTGAATCGCGACACCAAAGGCAATATTCTTCGCTCCGTCATTAATCCCATCCCGATCAATGCCAGCAAACAGACCATTGAGCTCAAAGGCGGGCACGCTCCGGTGCAAGCACACGCCGTGAGGCCAACCATCTTCGTGAATACCGGTGAGGAGCTGCCGGGTACAACCGGCCAGACAGAGCCCGGGCAGTCGCCTCCAGCGAGGAGCTCCGAAGGCCAGAGTAGTAAAGCGAAGCAGAAGAAGGCAGACCAGCCGCCATCAACCCCCACTCAACGCTTCCGATTGATTCAATTGGAAAGCAAGAAAGACAAGCGGGTGGTGGGCACGCTCACGGTGAAGATTTACGGAAAAGTCAGGGAAAAGGAAAAGGTGGTGCCCGCCAACGCTGAGGCCATGAGCAGTGGCTGGGTGAAAGTCACGCCCGCTGCCGACCTTCAACCAGGTGAATATGCCCTGGTGGAGATGCTGACCGACAAAGATATGAACCTCTATTTATGGGATTTTGGAGTGAACCCAGCGGCCCCCGCCAATCCCAGCGCATGGAAACCGGAAGCCCCGGCCAATAAACCTGCGGATAAAGAGCCGACCCTCGAACCGCGCAAGCAGTAATCTTCCGGGAAGAGACGGGACTACTTCAACAGGCCGCGCTGAGCAACGCTGATGTTGTCGCGAGTGCTGTTCTTTACGGCATACATCATCTCGTCGGCCTGGCGGATGATGTCATGCGCGCTCTGCGCATCGGCGGGATAAGTTGCCAATCCGATGCTGGCGCGGATATTCAGATCGAGGCCTTCCTCGTGGCAAAACGCACTCCCGCGGAAAAGGTCGAGGATACGCTTGGCGACCACAAGGGCGGAGTCTTTGCTGGTTTGTGGCAGCAGGATTACAAATTCATCGCCACCATAGCGAAACGCCGAATCAATCAGCCGCAGGTGGGCCTTAATCGCGAATCCAATCTCACCCAGCAATTTGCTGCCAATCAAGTGGCCGTGTGTGTCATTGACCTGTTTGAAGTGATCGAGATCAATGAACATCACCGTAAACTCGTGCCCGAATCGGGAGGAGCGGTAAACCTCGCTCTCCAGCATCTTGTAGAGGTGCCGCGCATTGAACAGTCCAGTGCAATCGTCGGTGATGGTAAGCTCTTGGATTTTTTCCACCGACTTGGCATTTTCAATGGCAATGGCCGCGTAGTCACAAACCGTCTGTAAAAAGAAGAGCTCGCCGTCACCGAAGCCGTTCATATCCACATTGACCAGCTGAATCACACCTAAGACGCGGTGCTTGGACCGCAGCGGCACGGCAATGATGGTGCGCGTTTCCCACTTGGTGCTCTGATCAATGCGCTTGGCAAAGCGAGCATCGGTGTAGACATCGGGAACAATTACATGCTCGCCATGACGGGCCACCCATCCGGCAATTCCCTCCCCCACCTTCAACCGAACGCTCTTCAAAGACTCGGCGGCGTCGCCTACCGCGATCGCAAAGTAAAGCTCGTCGCGTTCTTCGTCCACCATGAGCAGTGACCAGGTGTCTGGGCGGAAATACTCCGCCATTTTTTCCATGATGGTCTGCAGGATGGAATCAAGGTCGAGGGACGAAGTCAGGGCCTTGGCTACATCGTGGAAAATACTCAGTTCCTGAATCTGCCGCTTTTTCTCGGTCCCAGTGGCCTCGGTCATGGTGAAACTGATGTCCTCAATTGTGCAGACGGGGGTGCGGGTATTATAGGCGGCGTTTTCCCGCAGCGGCAATGGTATTGATCACGTGGAACCCTTTTTACAACAATAACGTGGCACACCTTAGTAACGTCCGGCATGGTCAACTTGACCCGCAAAACCTGCCGTCCAATGTGGCGGGCGTTGCTTCCCCTAGTGGCGTCTGGTAGCCTTTGTACGACTTGAACTGATGGGACCAGTGTGGTCCTGCCTCCTGGCGGTTCCCCCGCGAAGAAGGAAGAGAAGGAGTCTGCATTGAATAAGAATCGTTACTTATTTACCTCGGAATCAGTTACGGAAGGCCATCCTGACAAAATTGCCGACCAGATTTCGGATGCCATTGTGGATGCCTGCCTTAGCGAAGACCCCCACAGCCGAGTAGCTTGCGAAACCCTGCTGACCACCGGTTTGGCATTCATCGCCGGGGAAATCACGACCAAGGCCTATGTAGATTTTCCCTCTATTGTGCGCGGCACAGTGACTTCAGTTGGATATACAGATGCGGCCTATGGCTTTGACGCCCAGACTTGTTCCGTGATCTCGTCTATTCACGAGCAGTCTCCCGATATAGCACAGGGAGTCGATCCGGGTGGCGCAGGCGACCAGGGCATGATGTTCGGCTACGCCAGCAATGAGAATGAGCAATATATGCCGACGCCAATCATGCTGGCGCACCGGCTGACGCAGCGCCTGTCAGAAGCCCGCAAGAGCGGCGAACTTGATTGGCTGCGGCCCGACGGCAAGTCTCAGGTGACCGTGGAGTATGACGAGAAGCATAAGCCGGTGCGAGTTGATGCTGTCGTGGTTTCCACTCAACACTCCGAACTGGTAGATCACGCCAAGCTCCGCAGTGAAGTGCTCAAGCACATTATTCAGCCTGCCCTGCCTGCGCACATGCTCGACGCCGACACCAAGTACCACATTAATCCCACCGGACGGTTTGTGGTGGGCGGCCCCATGGGCGATACCGGCCTGACCGGGCGCAAGATCATTGTTGATACCTACGGCGGCATGGGACGTCACGGTGGCGGCTGCTTTAGCGGCAAGGATCCGACCAAGGTAGATCGTTCGGCCGCTTACATGGGCCGTTACATTGCCAAAAACATTGTTGCTGCCGGTCTGGCGGACCGCTGCGAAGTACAGATCGCGTATGCCATCGGCGTGGCCGAACCGGTCAGCATTCATGTGGATACCTTCGGCACCGGCAAGATTGCGGCAGAGAAATTTCCCGATCTGGTGCGTTCGAATTTCGACCTGACACCGCGCGGCATCATTGATTCATTGAAGCTGCGGCGTCCGATTTTCCGCAAGACGGCATCCTTCGGCCACTTTGGTCGCAACGATCCCGACTTCACCTGGGAACGGACCGACAAGGCGGAAAAACTGGCAGAGAATGCCGGTATTGGCCACAAGCATGAGCCAGTCCACGCTGGACATAGGAAGTAGGCCCGATTCTGCACCGCAAGCGAGCGGGGCGCAGGCGCGCCCCTTCTCTTTTCGGGATTGCCGTTTTATCCTGATCATTCCAATTTCATATCGCGCGCTACTAAGGAGAGTATGGCCACCACACCCACGCAAATCAGCTGCGATGTAAAGAACATTGATCTGGCCGATCTGGGACGGAGACGCATTGATTGGGCCAACCAGTCGATGAAGGTCCTGCAGATCATCCGCAAGGAATTCATCAAGAATGCTCCCCTGAAAGGGACCCGCATTTCGGCCTGCCTGCACGTGACCGCAGAAACCGCCAACCTCGCGATCTGCTTGCGCGATGGCGGGGCTGATGTGGTGCTCTGCGCTTCAAATCCGCTTTCCACCCAGGACGATGTGGCTGCCTGCCTGGTCCGCGATTTCGGGATTCCGGTGTTCGCGATTAAGGGTGAGGACAATGAGACCTACTACCAACACATCCTCGCTGCCCTCGACCACAAACCCCAAATCACCATGGACGACGGCGCCGACCTGGTCACGATTGCGCTCACCAAGCGACCCGACGTAGCGGAAACCGTGATTGGCGGAACCGAAGAAACCACCACAGGTGTGATTCGGTTGCGCGCCATGGCCAAAGAAGGCGTGCTGCGTTATCCGATCATCGCGGTCAACGATGCCGCCACTAAGCACTTGTTCGACAACCGCTACGGTACCGGACAGTCCACCGTGGATGGCGTAGTTCGCGCCACCAACATTTTGCTGGCGGGCAGCAAGTTCGTAGTTGCGGGATATGGTTGGTGTGGTCGTGGCCTGGCTTCGCGGGCACGCGGCATGGGCGCGGACGTAATCGTCACTGAGATTGATCCCACTCGCGCTTTAGAAGCGGTGATGGATGGTCACCGGGTGATGGCAATGACAGAAGCGGCAAAGATCGGCGATGTCTTCGTCACCGTCACCGGAGACAAGAGCGTACTCCGGCAAGAACACTTCGAGTTGATGAAAGATGGCGCCATCGTTGCGAATTCAGGACACTTCAATGTGGAGATTGACATTCCCGCGTTGGAGCGGATGGCATCCTCCAAGCGCACCACCCGGCCGTTTGTCGAGGAATACTCGATGAAGGACGGACGGAAGATTAACCTGCTCGGAGAGGGACGGCTTATCAATCTGGCGTCGGCCGAAGGTCACCCGCCGGCCGTCATGGATATGAGCTTTGCCGACCAGGCACTCTCCGTGGAGTTCCTGGTAAAAAACCACAAAAACCTCGAGAAGAAAGTCTATGGGGTTCCAGAAGAACTCGACAAGCGTGTGGCCCGGCTTAAGCTCGAGTCCATGGGCATCAAGATTGATCGGCTCACCCCGGAGCAGGAAGAGTATTTGGCCAGCTGGTCGGAGGGAACGTAGATCGAGGCTAAATCTCGGAGTTGCTGTTCCACACCGAATCCCCTGCAAGATTTATCATCAAGGCTTCTTGTGAGCATGACGCAGATTGCCGAGCTGGCGCTCGGCCGCACAGGCGACGTCACCTGTGCCCACGTGAGTCCCTCAAACGCTAAGAAGTAAAAGAATGATCGCCCTCGGCTTGCGTAGGCCGAGCCGCCCTCGGCCGGGCAGCTGAGCGAAGCTCAGCACGATATTTCCGCCTCGGAATGACATCTTAAAAATCCTGAGTGTCTTTCCCACACGAAACCGCCCGCAAGATTTATCATCAAGGCTTCATATGAACATCAAGCAGATCTCCGAGTGGGCGCTCAACGCCACCAACCAGCAGGGTGTCTCCTACGCAGACGCGCGCATTGTGGATGAACGTGACCGCGGCCTGGCAACCAAGAATGGCAAAGTGGGACACGCATCCGACTCAGCTTCCCTCGGGCTTGGGATTCGCGTGCTTGCAAATGGCGCGTGGGGCTTTGCCGCTACAGAAAGCCTGACCCGAGCCGGAGTGGAGAGCACTGCCGCCAAAGCAGTAGAAATCGCCCGCTCATCGGCGATGGTCAAGCAGGAGGATGTGCGGCTCGCGCCCGAAAAACCCATTACGGACGAATGGACTACTCCGATCAAGATTGATCCATTCAGCAAGTCCATAGAGGAAAACCTCGATCTGCTGCTCAATGTCGATAAAGAGCTGCGCGCGGTCCAGGGTATTACCCTTGCGGAAACTAACATGAATTTCCGCCGCTATGAGCAGTGGTTCTTCTCTTCCGAAGGCGCCAATATTCATGAGACCAAATACACCACCGGCGCTGGCTATGCAGCATTTTCTTTCGAGGGGACAGAAATCCAGAAGCGCTCTTACCCGAACTCTTTCGGCGGACAATACCAGAACAAAGGATACGAGCTGATTGAAGAGCTCAAGCTGTTAGAGAACGCGCGGCGCATTGCCGAGGAGGCGGTCGCCCTCCATAAAGCGCCGCAATGCCCGCAGGGCGTTTTTACTATCGTTCTGGATTCATCCCAACTCGGCCTGCAGATCCACGAGTCAGTCGGCCATCCCATTGAGTTAGACCGGGTTCTGGGAATGGAAGCAAACTTCGCCGGCATGTCTTTCTTGACCATAGAAAAATTGCGCAAGCTGCGTTACGGCAGTGATTTGGTCAACATTGTCGCGGATGCCACCCGGCAACATGGACCCGGCCTGGGAACATTTGCCTATGATGACGAGGGCGTACCGGCGCAGTGCACGCCGGTGATCACGAATGGACTGTTCACCGGATACCTCTCATCACGGGAAACGGCGCATACCATTGGCGCGAATCGCTCCAACGGCACCATGCGGGCGGAAGGCTGGAACCGCATTCCACTCATTCGCATGACCAACGTCAGCATTTTGCCAGGAGAGAAGCCGCTGACCTTCGAGCAACTCATCTCCGACACGGACGACGGCATTTACTTCCAGACGAATCGTTCCTGGTCTATTGATGACAAACGCTACAACTTCCAGTTCGGTACGGAAATTGGCTGGGAGATCAAAAAAGGTAAGTTGGGACGCATGCTGAAGAATCCGTCCTATTCAGGCATTACGACTGAATTCTGGAACTCCATGGACGCGATCTGCTCGCGCGACCAGTGGACACTGTGGGGCACTCCTAACTGCGGCAAGGGCCAACCCATGCAGACCATGGGTACCGGCCATGGTGCCTCGCCTGCGCGCTTCAGGAATATCCAGGTAGGGAGTGCGTATAAAGGGGCGTAGAATTCTGTGTCACTCTGGCGGGCGTCACATCTATCAGCCAGAAGAAGCGTTTAACATTGTCTATCGCCGAGGGTTTGTAGATGGCACAGATTTCCGAAGTGATTCGAGAACGAGTGACGTTTACCGTCGGGCCGGACACTACTGTGTTCGACGCCGCCCGTCTGATGACCGAGCACCACATTGGCGCGGTTCCGGTGCTGCGTGATGGCAAGCTTCTGGGCATTTTCTCCGAACGCGACCTCATGACACGAGTAGTAGCTCTCGGTCGAGGACCGGGCAGCACACGCGTGTCAGAGGTAATGACCGCCTATCCACGGACCGTTCCCCCCGATGAGACCGTGGACAACTGCCTCTTCATGATGAAGGAATTCGGCTTTCGCCATCTGCCCATCTGCGATGGTGACAACGTGCAAGGCATTGTTTCGCTGCGGGACATCATCCTCTACCAGCAGCGCTTAGCGGCGCGCGAGCGCGCCTGAAGGACCCGGAAATGGCAGTTCTGGTTGTAGGTGGCGCCGGCTATATCGGGAGCCATGCCGCACGAACATTGCGCCGCCAGGGGCATGAAGTAATCATCTATGACAATCTTTCGACCGGACACCATTTGTTGGCAGACGGTTTTGAGTTGATCGTGGGTGATATTGCCGACCGCAAAAAACTGGTGTCCGGGTTGGCTCGCTCGGAAGCAATCATGCACTTCGCCGGCTACATCAATGTGGGCGAATCGGTCGAAAATCCACGCAAGTATTTTCAAAACAATGTAGAGGCAACTCTCAGCTTACTGAACACCGCTGCGGAGGTCGGCGTGAGGAAGTTTGTGTTCTCATCCAGCTGTGCGGTGTATGGCGTTCCGGCGAAGATGCCCATCACCGAAGATATGCCTCGCCAGCCGGTCAATCCTTATGGCATCTCCAAACTTTTTATTGAACAGGCTTTGGAGTCCTACCGGCAGGCCTACGGATTGCGTTTTGCCAGCTTGCGTTATTTCAATGCTGCGGGCGCAGATGATAGCGGCGAAATTGGCGAGTTACACGACCCTGAAACCCACCTGATTCCCTTAGCGCTCGCCGCGGCTGCCGGCACCGGCCCAGCCCTGAAGGTCTTTGGGTCGGACTATGCCACTCCGGACGGTACTTGCATCCGCGACTATGTCCACGTTAACGACCTTGCCGAAGCGCACGTGCTTGCACTGCAGCACCTCGACGAGGATGGAGCGTCAAGTGTATCGCTCAATCTTGGTACCGGTCGCGGGCATTCGGTGAAGGAAGTCATGACGACTATTGAAGAGGTGACCGGTCAAAAGGTTCCCTGGCAGCTGGCGTCACGCCGCGCCGGAGATCCGCCTGTGCTTGTTGCCGATGCCACGCAAGCAGAAAGAGTGCTTGGGTGGAAAGCCCGCCGCTCCTTAACCGAAATCGTTAGCTCGGCCTGGAACTGGCTGCAAAGATCGCCCGCTGCGTTATCGTCCGGGGCAGGAGCAGGCACGCCTCGGTAAGATATCGAGCACTTCCTGGAAGTCATCGCCCATCTCATAAGACGCTTCCACCAATCCCACTGAGCGCTTTCCTATCCCAACTTCGCCAGGCGCGATAGGACGCCAATATTCCCCGCCACCGCCCCCAGTGAACTAAGATTCTCCCTGCTGGCCAAACACTTTAAGGCGCTCAATACCTCGCCCTCTCGTAGGTGTTCAACCGCATCCCCGAGAGAGACCGCGAAGTGCAGCATGACGCTCGAATCGCGATAGCAATCTGCGATGCAGGCTGTGCACCCGTCGCGAACCAGAGTGGCTGTGGCAAAATCCCAGACAGAGCAAATGCGTTCATTCCACGCATCACAGCGCCACATATCGAAATTCCAATCCATGTAGAAGCTCTTATAGCCGCCATAACATACAAATCGTTCTGGCTCCCCCTTCAGGTGTCGCTTCATATCGGCGACAGAAGCCCGCGGATTGTTGACCGGAAATACTTTGCGCAAGTCCTCAACTCCGTCGAACGCCGCGATCAGTTCGGCATCATCGAAATTGACCAGGCGAGAACTGTCCGACCACGCGAGCGAAGACGATCCTAACCGTGCTCGCTGAGGATAGGAGAAGCTGACCGACTCAAAACCTAGCTCCCGCAGCAGCGGCACCAGGTCGCGGTAATTTTCGATCAGGCGGCTCATGGTCACTTGCGCCAGGGGCGTGATGCCCAGCGCCGGCATGCGGGCAATTGCGGCTCGAATACGGGCGCCCAGTCCTTTTAAGTCGCGGTTCTTCTCGTGCTCGGCCATCCCTGGCGCATCAATGGAAACGTAGATGGTCTTCAGTCCGGCGGCGGCAAGTTGATCGAGCTTGTCGGGAAGCAACCATCCGTTGGTAATGATCGCCGGCCCCATTCCTCTGGCCACCGCCGCCGCAATCATCTCCGCAAGGCGGGGATGCAGAAGAGTCTCACCTCCAAAGAAGCTTATGTATCGGACGTCGCGTTGGTACAAAATGTCCAGTGCGCGCCCGAACTGATCGGCGTCAATCCAACGCAGGTTTTTTTGCGGGACTTTCCCATTCGCGAAATTGCAAAAATCGCATCTCGCATTGCAGGCATTTGTGACTGCCACGTTGCAGAGCCCCGGCCCGCCGCGGGGCATTGTGCGCAAGATGTCCCAGGCTTTTGAGGCAACATTTGTCATCTTGGTCTGTTACTCAGAAATTCGGCCGTCCTGAACCGCGCCACTGGAGCCTTCTCCCATACCCGCGACATCACGGGCTCCTCGTAGTGGTTCATGCTAGCAGCTTGGATGCTTAAGCTTGCGTTGCCGTAGATAGTATTCAGCAGCTTGTGATTCGCGGGCTCTAAAGTGCAGGTTATCACGGCCCCCGGACCGGACAGGTTTCGCATCAGAGTCAGAATGCGAATTGCAAAAAAGGCGGTTACCGTACTCGCGTTAGCTGCGGCAGGCGTCATAACGGCCGTCGCCTTTCGCTACGTCCCGTTACATGATTTCGTAGAGTACTGGACCGCTGCTCACGTATTCATGCGCCACCAGGACCCTTATTCGGTTGAGGCGCTCATGAAACTTCAGCAGGCGATGGGCTGGAGTGAAGCACAGCCGCTGATGGTAATGTCTCCGCCTCACTTCCTCCCTTTTTTGCTGCCCCTGGGATTCATGCATTCATACGCGCTCGCAAGGCTACTTTGGTTGTGCTTGAGCATAGCAATGCTGGTTTTTGAGGTATTCATCCTGTGGCGCCTCTACGGCGGTGATGATGACCACCGATGGATTTCAATATGCGTTGCGGGCGTGTTTTTTCCAGTTTGGCACTGCCTCGCTGTCGCCCAGATCGGCCCCCTTTTGCTCCTCGGAATAGTTGGATTTCTCTGGTTGGAGCGACGTGGTCATCTTTTCATGGCAGGAAGCGCGCTGGCCTTGACCACGTTCAAACCACACCTGTTCTATCTGCTCTGGCTGGCATTGTTGTTGTGGAGCGTTAAACGGAGAGAAATGCGGGTGATCGCTGGCGCAAGCGTAACCATCTGCATTGCGTTGACGGCCGCGCTGCTGGTTGATCCGGCGGCGCTCTCGCAGTACATGGCCCTCATACGAAGCGACTATGTTTGGGAATATTCCTCCGGTGCTGGCGGAGTCCTCAGATCGTTGTTCGCGAGATCATTGCTCGCGAGATCCTTGTTCGCGTCGCACAGTCACTTGCTCCAGTTGGCGCCAATGTTGCCCGGAGTACTCGCGCTGGGCTGGTACTGGAACAAACATAGCGGGCAGTGGCAGTGGCGTGATCGCCTTCCTGCCGTATTGACGTTATCCGTACTTACTGCTGCCTATGGATGGCCATTTGACGAAGTGGTCCTGCTTGTTCCTGTGCTGATGATAGCTGTTCAGTCTCTCTATGCTCCACGCGAGCGGAGCACCTTCACGTTCTGGTTGGCAGGAATGTTCTTTGCCTCATTGGCCGTGGTGCTCAGGTATGGAGACGCCGGAGGGATGACCGTTTGCGCGGGCGGGGTACTGGCTTATCTTGTCGTGGACTCCGTGACCGCCAGAAAGAACGAAAGCAGCACTCCTGCATGCGACAGCTCCCTGGCGCTTTAAGAATCAGGACGTAAAATGAATCGGCCACCTTAAGAAGTCGAGACGCCCGCCTCGTTGAGATCTTTCAGGGCTTTTTGTCCCTGGCACCACTTCAAAACGAAGAAAGCATGGATCCCGAATGCCCACAACGAAAACATGAC
The Terriglobales bacterium DNA segment above includes these coding regions:
- a CDS encoding sensor domain-containing diguanylate cyclase, whose protein sequence is MTEATGTEKKRQIQELSIFHDVAKALTSSLDLDSILQTIMEKMAEYFRPDTWSLLMVDEERDELYFAIAVGDAAESLKSVRLKVGEGIAGWVARHGEHVIVPDVYTDARFAKRIDQSTKWETRTIIAVPLRSKHRVLGVIQLVNVDMNGFGDGELFFLQTVCDYAAIAIENAKSVEKIQELTITDDCTGLFNARHLYKMLESEVYRSSRFGHEFTVMFIDLDHFKQVNDTHGHLIGSKLLGEIGFAIKAHLRLIDSAFRYGGDEFVILLPQTSKDSALVVAKRILDLFRGSAFCHEEGLDLNIRASIGLATYPADAQSAHDIIRQADEMMYAVKNSTRDNISVAQRGLLK
- the metK gene encoding methionine adenosyltransferase; this encodes MNKNRYLFTSESVTEGHPDKIADQISDAIVDACLSEDPHSRVACETLLTTGLAFIAGEITTKAYVDFPSIVRGTVTSVGYTDAAYGFDAQTCSVISSIHEQSPDIAQGVDPGGAGDQGMMFGYASNENEQYMPTPIMLAHRLTQRLSEARKSGELDWLRPDGKSQVTVEYDEKHKPVRVDAVVVSTQHSELVDHAKLRSEVLKHIIQPALPAHMLDADTKYHINPTGRFVVGGPMGDTGLTGRKIIVDTYGGMGRHGGGCFSGKDPTKVDRSAAYMGRYIAKNIVAAGLADRCEVQIAYAIGVAEPVSIHVDTFGTGKIAAEKFPDLVRSNFDLTPRGIIDSLKLRRPIFRKTASFGHFGRNDPDFTWERTDKAEKLAENAGIGHKHEPVHAGHRK
- the ahcY gene encoding adenosylhomocysteinase, coding for MATTPTQISCDVKNIDLADLGRRRIDWANQSMKVLQIIRKEFIKNAPLKGTRISACLHVTAETANLAICLRDGGADVVLCASNPLSTQDDVAACLVRDFGIPVFAIKGEDNETYYQHILAALDHKPQITMDDGADLVTIALTKRPDVAETVIGGTEETTTGVIRLRAMAKEGVLRYPIIAVNDAATKHLFDNRYGTGQSTVDGVVRATNILLAGSKFVVAGYGWCGRGLASRARGMGADVIVTEIDPTRALEAVMDGHRVMAMTEAAKIGDVFVTVTGDKSVLRQEHFELMKDGAIVANSGHFNVEIDIPALERMASSKRTTRPFVEEYSMKDGRKINLLGEGRLINLASAEGHPPAVMDMSFADQALSVEFLVKNHKNLEKKVYGVPEELDKRVARLKLESMGIKIDRLTPEQEEYLASWSEGT
- a CDS encoding TldD/PmbA family protein, with protein sequence MNIKQISEWALNATNQQGVSYADARIVDERDRGLATKNGKVGHASDSASLGLGIRVLANGAWGFAATESLTRAGVESTAAKAVEIARSSAMVKQEDVRLAPEKPITDEWTTPIKIDPFSKSIEENLDLLLNVDKELRAVQGITLAETNMNFRRYEQWFFSSEGANIHETKYTTGAGYAAFSFEGTEIQKRSYPNSFGGQYQNKGYELIEELKLLENARRIAEEAVALHKAPQCPQGVFTIVLDSSQLGLQIHESVGHPIELDRVLGMEANFAGMSFLTIEKLRKLRYGSDLVNIVADATRQHGPGLGTFAYDDEGVPAQCTPVITNGLFTGYLSSRETAHTIGANRSNGTMRAEGWNRIPLIRMTNVSILPGEKPLTFEQLISDTDDGIYFQTNRSWSIDDKRYNFQFGTEIGWEIKKGKLGRMLKNPSYSGITTEFWNSMDAICSRDQWTLWGTPNCGKGQPMQTMGTGHGASPARFRNIQVGSAYKGA
- a CDS encoding CBS domain-containing protein is translated as MAQISEVIRERVTFTVGPDTTVFDAARLMTEHHIGAVPVLRDGKLLGIFSERDLMTRVVALGRGPGSTRVSEVMTAYPRTVPPDETVDNCLFMMKEFGFRHLPICDGDNVQGIVSLRDIILYQQRLAARERA
- the galE gene encoding UDP-glucose 4-epimerase GalE, with translation MAVLVVGGAGYIGSHAARTLRRQGHEVIIYDNLSTGHHLLADGFELIVGDIADRKKLVSGLARSEAIMHFAGYINVGESVENPRKYFQNNVEATLSLLNTAAEVGVRKFVFSSSCAVYGVPAKMPITEDMPRQPVNPYGISKLFIEQALESYRQAYGLRFASLRYFNAAGADDSGEIGELHDPETHLIPLALAAAAGTGPALKVFGSDYATPDGTCIRDYVHVNDLAEAHVLALQHLDEDGASSVSLNLGTGRGHSVKEVMTTIEEVTGQKVPWQLASRRAGDPPVLVADATQAERVLGWKARRSLTEIVSSAWNWLQRSPAALSSGAGAGTPR
- a CDS encoding radical SAM protein is translated as MAVTNACNARCDFCNFANGKVPQKNLRWIDADQFGRALDILYQRDVRYISFFGGETLLHPRLAEMIAAAVARGMGPAIITNGWLLPDKLDQLAAAGLKTIYVSIDAPGMAEHEKNRDLKGLGARIRAAIARMPALGITPLAQVTMSRLIENYRDLVPLLRELGFESVSFSYPQRARLGSSSLAWSDSSRLVNFDDAELIAAFDGVEDLRKVFPVNNPRASVADMKRHLKGEPERFVCYGGYKSFYMDWNFDMWRCDAWNERICSVWDFATATLVRDGCTACIADCYRDSSVMLHFAVSLGDAVEHLREGEVLSALKCLASRENLSSLGAVAGNIGVLSRLAKLG
- a CDS encoding glycosyltransferase family 87 protein, with the protein product MRIAKKAVTVLALAAAGVITAVAFRYVPLHDFVEYWTAAHVFMRHQDPYSVEALMKLQQAMGWSEAQPLMVMSPPHFLPFLLPLGFMHSYALARLLWLCLSIAMLVFEVFILWRLYGGDDDHRWISICVAGVFFPVWHCLAVAQIGPLLLLGIVGFLWLERRGHLFMAGSALALTTFKPHLFYLLWLALLLWSVKRREMRVIAGASVTICIALTAALLVDPAALSQYMALIRSDYVWEYSSGAGGVLRSLFARSLLARSLFASHSHLLQLAPMLPGVLALGWYWNKHSGQWQWRDRLPAVLTLSVLTAAYGWPFDEVVLLVPVLMIAVQSLYAPRERSTFTFWLAGMFFASLAVVLRYGDAGGMTVCAGGVLAYLVVDSVTARKNESSTPACDSSLAL